A genomic segment from Nematostella vectensis chromosome 6, jaNemVect1.1, whole genome shotgun sequence encodes:
- the LOC5513327 gene encoding uncharacterized protein LOC5513327 isoform X5 — MIKKRKMDAIFDPNDPDPPGSNQLYSLVANSSSQPTPLNVITATIATSPSGSYKTTKTSEIEHQNPNQQFAFSTAVAHHSRPPPKDGQTSHQGGLGAPQMHLSRTLSTQTTTGQNQSRSTQILSPHMHAVPEFDASTLNYASRTAHLRGDQMSNSPGIFEEISNHLGIPGMGFPQHSNAPVLNKLGKGLNVQSQPDQTDGTYQTLSNSYSPANQTNGTYQTLSNTYSPANQTNGTYQTHSNTYSPANQTDGTYQTLSNTYSSANQTDGTCQTLRNTYSPANQTNGTYQTLSNTYSSANQTDGTYQTLRNTYSPANQTDGTYQTLSNTYSSANQTNGTYQTLSNTYSSANQTDGTCQTLNNTYSPASTSRVKASKEQIISANSSYAEIVVSNPKPEYDKYQKKYTDKNRRPSEQRVQDGKVQLKITSHKFPLSIEHPVSVFIRREPQAARKVFKERPDLFMRENEYTELKEVHVNWMREPSLCAPFHYKCSVNLDSVYLSTEGKEVYRLVKAKGPLYNRFQLITVLQYQDGHREKLTPYEFVLKSARTVGQNSSRLASDSILATTNRQTNVVCDFLKANIAEIKKIDYEILETKQHDIAYYYMSIRQSEDGSKRLPTDLERGDVVGFFAAADEGGETSIDYLTAENSKRACVAGVISRSAFLRGRKAICDPEKENADLVCIIGEVDVKVIGPVKTGELIYTSKSNQMPGTAVAYSQMEQDITATLLGMAMQESRDPDLKLVRCLVSIVLGISSKAQKQSLEEIHRMKEEMEKSFEDKVVKIQNCWKGLWKKAIGVFLFLLVTGFLCYMFLAPNSPYLIGKCEAGCIHAPNGKCCLLKLEYIPDESQDFGTI, encoded by the exons ATGatcaagaaaagaaaaatggatGCTATTTTCGACCCCAACGACCCAGATCCACCCGGATCAAATC AGTTATACAGTCTGGTAGCGAATTCAAGTTCACAGCCAACGCCATTGAATGTTATAACAGCAACCATAGCAACTAGCCCCAGTGGTTCTTACAAAACAACGAAGACTTCCGAAATTGAGCATCAGAACCCGAATCAACAGTTCGCCTTTTCGACCGCTGTTGCTCATCACTCTCGCCCGCCTCCAAAAGACGGGCAAACCTCTCATCAAGGAGGTTTAGGGGCTCCTCAGATGCACCTATCACGCACGCTTTCAACACAAACAACTACAGGCCAAAATCAGTCTAGATCCACGCAAATCCTGAGCCCCCATATGCACGCAGTTCCAGAGTTTGATGCGTCCACCTTGAACTACGCGTCTAGAACAGCACACCTTAGAGGGGATCAAATGTCAAACAGTCCCGGTATATTTGAAGAGATATCTAATCATCTGGGAATTCCTGGAATGGGATTTCCTCAGCACTCTAACGCCCCAGTCCTAAACAAGCTTGGAAAAGGCCTAAATGTCCAATCACAACCAGACCAGACAGATGGGACATACCAAACCCTCAGCAATTCTTACTCGCCGGCTAACCAGACAAATGGGACATACCAAACCCTCAGCAATACTTACTCGCCGGCTAACCAGACAAATGGGACATACCAAACCCACAGCAATACTTACTCGCCGGCTAACCAGACAGATGGGACATACCAAACCCTCAGCAATACTTACTCGTCGGCTAACCAGACAGATGGGACATGCCAAACCCTCCGCAATACTTACTCGCCGGCTAACCAGACAAATGGGACATACCAAACCCTCAGCAATACTTACTCGTCGGCTAACCAGACAGATGGGACATACCAAACCCTCCGCAATACTTACTCGCCGGCTAACCAGACAGATGGGACATACCAAACCCTCAGCAATACTTACTCGTCGGCTAACCAGACAAATGGGACATATCAAACCCTCAGCAATACTTACTCGTCGGCTAACCAGACAGATGGGACATGCCAAACCCTCAACAATACTTACTCGCCGGCTAGTACTTCAAGAGTAAAAGCATCGAAAGAGCAGATCATCTCAGCAAATTCTTCATATGCAGAGATCGTAGTGAGTAATCCTAAGCCGGAGTACGATAAGTATCAAAAGAAATACACTGATAAGAACCGGCGTCCATCGGAACAGCGAGTTCAGGATGGGAAG GTTCAGTTAAAGATAACGAGTCACAAATTTCCGCTTAGCATCGAGCACCCTGTCAGTGTGTTCATACGGCGCGAACCACAGGCAGCCCGGAAGGTATTTAAAGAACGACCAGACTTGTTTATGAGAGAAAATGAATACACAGAGCTAAAGGAAGTCCACGTTAATTGGATGCGAG AGCCCAGTCTTTGCGCGCCGTTCCACTACAAGTGCAGTGTGAACCTCGACTCGGTCTACCTGTCTACCGAGGGCAAGGAAGTCTATAGGCTCGTCAAGGCCAAGGGACCGCTGTACAACCGCTTTCAGCTCATCACGGTGCTACAATACCAAGACGGTCACCGCGAGAAGCTCACCCCGTATGAGTTTGTCCTAAAGAGCGCGAGAACAGTGGGACAAA ACAGCTCAAGACTAGCTTCCGATTCCATCTTGGCAACAA caAATAGACAAACAAACGTTGTATGCGACTTCCTCAAAGCCAACATTGCCGAGATAAAAAAGATCGACTACGAGATCCTCGAGACAAAGCAGCATGACATTGCGTATTACTACATGAGCATTCGGCAATCCGAAGACGGTTCCAAACGCCTCCCTACGGATCTCGAACGTGGCGACGTAGTCGGGTTTTTCGCCGCAGCTGATGAAGGCGGCGAAACGAGCATCGACTACCTGACAGCGGAGAATAGCAAGAGAGCATGCGTGGCGGGCGTTATCAGCAGGAGTGCGTTTCTCAGAGGAAGAAAAGCGATATGTGACCCCGAAAAAGAGA ACGCTGACTTAGTGTGTATCATCGGTGAAGTCGACGTCAAAGTGATAGGCCCCGTCAAGACTGGTGAACTCATCTACACGTCAAAATCCAACCAAATGCCGGGGACAGCAGTGGCTTATAGCCAGATGGAACAAG ACATCACTGCCACTCTTCTCGGCATGGCAATGCAAGAGTCACGTGACCCCGACTTAAAGTTGGTCAGGTGCTTGGTCTCTATTGTGCTCGGAATCAGCAGTAAGGCCCAAAAACAGAGCCTTGAGGAAATCCATAGAATGAAAGAAGAGATGGAGAAGAGTTTCGAAGATAAAGTGGTCAAGATTCAAAACTGCTGGAAAG